A single region of the Liolophura sinensis isolate JHLJ2023 chromosome 9, CUHK_Ljap_v2, whole genome shotgun sequence genome encodes:
- the LOC135475831 gene encoding ubiquitin-conjugating enzyme E2 C-like — translation MATQNTDPAAATSTRNKEMDNGSYSSNDNHSVSKRLHKELLTLLTSGIPGISAFPDGDNIFKWIGTITGAMGTVYEGLEYKLDLEFPSSYPYKAPTVKFQTPCYHPNVDQHGNICLDILKEKWSASYDVKAILLSIQSLLGEPNNDSPLNAHAADLWDNQVAFKKHLLEKYDKDARISRS, via the exons ATGGCAACTCAAAATACAGACCCTGCGGCAGCTACATCAACAAGGAACAAAGAGATGGATAATGGATCTTATTCTTCTAATGATAACCATTCAGTTTCAAAAAG GTTACATAAAGAGTTGTTAACATTATTG ACTTCTGGCATACCTGGCATCAGTGCATTTCCTGATGGAGACAACATTTTTAAGTGGATTGGAACGATCACTGGAGCAATGGGCACT GTATATGAGGGACTGGAGTACAAACTGGATTTGGAATTTCCTAGTTCTTACCCTTACAAAGCCCCAACAGTGAAGTTCCAGACTCCGTGTTATCACCCAAATGTTGACCAACATGGAAACATCTGCCTGGACATTCTTAAGGAGAAGTGGTCTGCCAGCTACGATGTCAAAGCTATCCTGTTGTCAATTCAAAGTTTATTAGGAG AACCTAACAATGACAGTCCATTAAATGCTCATGCAGCAGATTTATGGGACAATCAGGTGGCCTTCAAGAAACACTTGCTGGAAAAATACGACAAAGATGCTCGAATCAGTAGATCATGA
- the LOC135475756 gene encoding mitochondrial calcium uniporter regulator 1-like → MNRSVLLKQVLGRLCWDAKDFRKAYSVFAAVVSRPCSLGLAVKGKPFEVLPVCHMCSEARDLDLNRIYYYFDTHALVKKLQAAGFTAEQSETVTEALVHVVSTQTEQQNKILVTKAHQEITVQQLLANIASVKKDMLILEKSEFSALRNETEKQTLEINRMKQTVEDEVAKLRGQVSLDINLERSRAKEAHAEGEKHRAILNNRIDTEVANLRTIYEQYRNDILKYAGGTVLSCLTITLGFYRLWS, encoded by the exons ATGAATCGCTCAGTGcttttgaaacaagttttagGACGCTTGTGTTGGGATGCAAAAGATTTCCGAAAAGCCTACAGCGTGTTTGCTGCCGTCGTGTCTCGTCCATGTTCTTTAGGCTTGGCTGTCAAAGGAAAACCAT TTGAAGTTTTGCCGGTGTGCCACATGTGTTCTGAAGCTCGAGATCTTGATCTGAACAGGATTTACTACTATTTCGACACTCATGCTCTGGTGAAAAAGCTGCAAGCTGCAG GATTCACTGCAGAGCAAAGCGAAACTGTTACGGAAGCACTGGTTCATGTAGTCAGTACCCAGACAGAACAGCAGAATAAGATCTTAGTGACAAAAGCACACCAG GAGATCACAGTCCAGCAACTTTTAGCTAACATAGCCTCAGTCAAAAAGGACATGCTTATTTTGGAAAAAAGTGAATTTTCAGCCTTGAGAAATGAAACAGAG AAACAAACTCTAGAGATCAACAGAATGAAGCAGACTGTAGAAGACGAAGTAGCCAAGTTAAGAGGACAGGTATCTCTGGATATAAACTTGGAGAGGAGCAGAGCTAAGGAAGCG CATGCAGAAGGTGAAAAGCATCGGGCTATTTTAAACAATCGCATTGATACAGAAGTAGCTAATCTACGTACAATTTATGAGCAGTACCGAAATGATATCCTGAAATATGCTGGAG gaACTGTCCTTTCCTGTCTGACCATTACCCTGGGCTTCTATAGACTGTGGTCCTGA